Within the Bacteroidota bacterium genome, the region CCTTGTTCAGGGGCACGTGGACACCACAGGAATCGTCATGAAGCGGACTGTGTTGAAGGCAAGTTGGATGTTTGCTGTACGTTTTCCGAAGAAATTTCGGAGATACCTTATTCCGGTGGGGTCGATTTCCGTTGACGGGGTAAGTTTGACGGTCGCTCGTTTGCATGCGGACAACTTTGAAGTAGCCATCATACCGTACACTTATGAACACACCATTTTCCATGACTACCGGGAAGGGACAAAAGTCAACCTCGAATTCGATCTTGTAGGAAAGTACATCGACTCTTTGCTTTGCAGGAATTGATTCGGCTGGCACTTTTTGTCATACAGAGTATATTCCGATAAACGAACATGAAAGATATTTTTCGGTCGAAGGTAACAAGGATTGTTCTATGGATCGCAGGCGGACTTTTGTCCGTTGTGCTTGTACTGGATAACGTTATTCTCCCCTGGTATGTGAATCATGGCGGGACGCTGAGCGTTCCGGACGTCGTCGGTATGCCTGAAGCAGATGCCTTTCGCGTTATTGATTCATTGAACCTGGAAGCGAGGCAGGGCGATGTCCATCCGGACAAAGACTATCCGGAAGGCTATGTCGTCGGACAGAACCCTGCGCCGTCTCAGCTTGTGAAACCGCGCCGGCGTGTCTACCTCACGATCAGCGGGGGAGAGCAGCTTGCGGTCGTACCCGATCTGAAGGGGCGCTCGGTGCGCGATACGAAGTTTGCTCTGGACCGAGTCGGGCTGAAGCTCGGGGCGGTCGTCAGGCAAATTTCAAAAGAATTCCCCGAGGGAACAATCATATCACAGGATGTGGTCCCAGGAGCGAAAGTGAAACGAGGGTTGTATATCGGTGTGACCGAAAGTACCGGAGAATCAATGGACAGCCTTGTTGTCCCGACCGTCATCGGCAAAACTCTGGCTGACGCTCAGAAGATCTTGGCTCTGAAGGGGTTCAAAGCAGGGACGATTACTTATCAGCCGAACGCCGACCTCCTGCCGAATACGGTCATTGGCCAGCTGCCGCGCGCTGGCGATATTTCCGGGTTCGGAAAGCCGATCGATCTTTTTGTCGCACAGGCACCCGAGAAAAAAGGATATGTCCCGGAACACTAGGTCCATGGAATCAAAAAAGCATTCGGTACTGATCGCGCCTTCGATTCTTGCGGCGGACTTTGCAAACCTTGCCAAAGAGGTCGCGCTGGCGGAAAAAGGGGGAGCGGACCTTCTTCATCTCGACATCATGGACGGTCACTTCGTTCCCAACATCAGTTTCGGTCCTGGCGTCGTGAAAACCGTCCATGCCTTGACGCCCCTTCCCCTTGATACCCATCTTATGATCGCCAACCCCGATCCCTATCTGGAAGTATTTCAACAGGCGGGAACAACGCGCCTCACCGTCCATGTGGAAGTGTGCAAGGATTTGAAGCGAACGGTCTCG harbors:
- a CDS encoding riboflavin synthase — encoded protein: MFTGIVEEIGKVVSVRNRRDGMQFDIEAKKVSSGLKVDNSIAVNGTCLTIVRRKKKVLTFDAVKETLTKTSLGSLHVGSSVNLERAVSLNQRLGGHLVQGHVDTTGIVMKRTVLKASWMFAVRFPKKFRRYLIPVGSISVDGVSLTVARLHADNFEVAIIPYTYEHTIFHDYREGTKVNLEFDLVGKYIDSLLCRN
- a CDS encoding PASTA domain-containing protein; this translates as MKDIFRSKVTRIVLWIAGGLLSVVLVLDNVILPWYVNHGGTLSVPDVVGMPEADAFRVIDSLNLEARQGDVHPDKDYPEGYVVGQNPAPSQLVKPRRRVYLTISGGEQLAVVPDLKGRSVRDTKFALDRVGLKLGAVVRQISKEFPEGTIISQDVVPGAKVKRGLYIGVTESTGESMDSLVVPTVIGKTLADAQKILALKGFKAGTITYQPNADLLPNTVIGQLPRAGDISGFGKPIDLFVAQAPEKKGYVPEH